One genomic window of Halovivax cerinus includes the following:
- a CDS encoding phosphoribosylaminoimidazolesuccinocarboxamide synthase codes for MTSVKEFRIDESATETDLGRGAFVFTDDYSVFDWGKMPDEIPQKGESLCTMGAYNFERLEAAGIPTHYRGVVEDGRTVPLTDVTAPPREMAIDLTQVPDLPHEGRDYDYDAYHAEATENYLIPLEIVFRNHVPIGSSLRRRTDPADHGLDFDTWPDEAVDLESPIVEFSTKYEESDRYLDRPEAAEIAGAAEIEDLEAVAREVNRIVTKQASSAGLDHQDGKIECLYYQGEIRVADVVGTFDENRFGYEGTQLSKEVLRQHHKRTQPEWVDAVDAAKDRAKQEDRADWKSLCEHAPEPLDPDVLQTARDMYCAGTNAYTGTAHFEAPALSTAIGAVSRL; via the coding sequence ATGACGAGCGTCAAGGAATTCCGGATAGACGAATCGGCGACCGAGACCGACCTCGGCCGCGGGGCGTTCGTCTTCACGGACGACTACTCCGTGTTCGACTGGGGGAAGATGCCCGACGAGATACCGCAGAAAGGTGAGAGTCTCTGTACGATGGGCGCGTACAACTTCGAACGGCTGGAGGCCGCGGGCATCCCGACCCACTACCGGGGTGTGGTCGAGGACGGTCGGACCGTCCCGCTCACCGACGTGACGGCACCGCCCAGAGAGATGGCCATCGACCTCACACAGGTCCCCGACCTGCCCCACGAAGGTCGCGACTACGACTACGACGCCTACCACGCCGAGGCGACGGAGAACTATCTGATCCCGCTCGAGATCGTCTTCCGAAACCACGTCCCGATCGGGTCAAGCCTTCGTCGACGGACCGACCCGGCCGACCACGGTCTCGATTTCGATACGTGGCCCGACGAGGCGGTCGACCTCGAGTCGCCGATCGTCGAATTCTCCACGAAGTACGAAGAGTCGGACCGATACCTCGATCGCCCGGAGGCGGCCGAGATCGCCGGAGCGGCCGAGATCGAGGACCTCGAAGCCGTCGCGCGGGAGGTCAACCGGATCGTCACGAAGCAGGCGTCGTCCGCCGGGCTCGACCACCAGGACGGCAAGATCGAGTGTCTGTACTATCAGGGAGAGATTCGCGTCGCCGACGTCGTCGGCACCTTCGACGAGAATCGCTTCGGGTACGAGGGGACCCAGCTCTCGAAAGAAGTCCTTCGCCAGCACCACAAGCGCACCCAGCCGGAGTGGGTCGACGCCGTCGACGCGGCGAAGGATCGAGCCAAACAGGAAGACCGCGCAGACTGGAAGAGCCTCTGTGAGCACGCTCCGGAGCCGCTCGATCCCGACGTGCTCCAGACGG
- the cofH gene encoding 7,8-didemethyl-8-hydroxy-5-deazariboflavin synthase subunit CofH encodes MDGATGAGDVPGAEADDRLTGEEDLDVSFDVVPETDQSFENALAKARDGTRLTVDDAVALLTTGTDVAGIDRRRKERVLEAADRRREAVVGDEVTFVANLNNNVTTACNVGCLFCNFKDAAHTFESDFDAPAGVEVPGFTKTPAESREIVADAVDRGIYEVTSVSGLHPAFALDDEHREILEGYVDEHGPEAAYRDLNYKSPETYATDPGTYVDQIRAMSVDGVHVHSMTPEEAAHARRGTDWSYEEIYRRLHEAGLDTVPGTAAEILVDEVRDVICPGKIDTQGWLDAMEAAASVGMGLTATIMYGHVDNAAHRALHLKRVRDLQDRVDGAITEFVPLSFIHQNTPLYEHGVVSGGASRDEDELLIAVSRLFLDNVDHVQSSWVKYGDEGGLKMLSCGADDFMGTILSEEITKRAGGEYGEFRSVADYVELITSIGRTPVERSTDYEQRRVIDPDERPLGPRLGPNADGTPLVRE; translated from the coding sequence ATGGACGGAGCTACGGGCGCCGGTGACGTGCCCGGTGCGGAGGCGGACGACCGACTGACGGGCGAAGAGGACCTGGACGTCTCGTTCGACGTCGTTCCCGAGACCGACCAGTCGTTCGAGAACGCCCTCGCGAAGGCGCGGGACGGAACCCGATTGACGGTCGACGACGCCGTTGCACTGCTCACCACCGGTACGGACGTGGCGGGGATCGACCGGCGACGAAAGGAACGGGTTCTCGAGGCGGCCGACCGCCGCCGCGAAGCGGTCGTGGGGGACGAAGTTACCTTCGTCGCGAACCTCAACAACAACGTCACGACCGCGTGTAACGTCGGTTGCCTGTTCTGTAACTTCAAGGACGCTGCCCACACGTTCGAGTCCGACTTCGACGCGCCGGCGGGCGTCGAGGTGCCGGGATTCACCAAGACGCCCGCGGAGAGCCGCGAGATCGTCGCCGACGCCGTCGACCGGGGTATCTACGAGGTCACCTCCGTCTCCGGGCTCCATCCCGCGTTCGCCCTCGACGACGAACACCGCGAGATCCTCGAAGGCTACGTCGACGAACACGGCCCCGAGGCGGCTTACCGCGACCTGAACTACAAGTCGCCGGAGACATACGCGACCGACCCCGGTACCTACGTCGATCAGATTCGAGCGATGAGCGTCGACGGCGTCCACGTCCACTCGATGACGCCCGAGGAGGCCGCCCACGCCCGTCGCGGTACCGACTGGTCCTACGAGGAGATCTACCGTCGACTCCACGAGGCGGGTCTCGATACGGTCCCCGGAACGGCCGCCGAGATCCTCGTCGACGAGGTCAGGGACGTCATCTGCCCGGGCAAGATAGATACGCAGGGCTGGCTCGACGCGATGGAGGCCGCCGCCTCCGTGGGGATGGGCCTCACCGCGACGATCATGTACGGTCACGTGGACAACGCCGCACACCGCGCGCTGCACCTGAAGCGGGTTCGAGACCTCCAGGATCGCGTCGACGGCGCGATTACGGAGTTCGTCCCCCTCTCCTTTATCCACCAGAACACGCCACTGTACGAGCACGGCGTCGTCTCCGGCGGTGCTTCCCGGGACGAAGACGAACTCCTCATCGCCGTCTCTCGACTCTTCCTCGACAACGTCGATCACGTCCAGTCGTCGTGGGTGAAGTACGGCGACGAGGGCGGATTGAAGATGCTGTCGTGCGGTGCGGACGACTTCATGGGGACCATCCTCTCTGAGGAGATCACCAAACGTGCGGGCGGTGAGTACGGCGAATTCCGATCGGTTGCGGACTACGTCGAACTGATCACGTCGATCGGTCGGACCCCCGTCGAGCGCTCGACCGACTACGAGCAACGCCGCGTGATCGATCCCGACGAACGTCCGCTCGGTCCCCGACTCGGGCCGAACGCGGACGGGACACCGCTCGTTCGCGAGTGA
- a CDS encoding DICT sensory domain-containing protein, which yields MTLRSFVRETGPPTYSLAVVSPETDPLQAMLTDAFEAQPIDVENRPDLDLEADTLVALDGDSIVATSPMTDVYADLLAVNSDLYVTGTRGLGDVSLPDALAALSDATFELRGYPLAHKEKFLLITISRCIEQLAWKQGSGTLRTAFQDLSRIEDELGTRDVYTELASTAVDVHCYGLTGTEPAASFPDVQVHTGTSAPYRNGWFVVYRPTAPTPTADAAALVAVETEPRIWEGFWTYSRDRVVRIDEYIAEEL from the coding sequence GTGACGCTCCGTTCGTTCGTGCGGGAGACGGGGCCGCCGACGTACAGTCTGGCGGTCGTGTCTCCGGAGACCGACCCGCTCCAGGCTATGCTCACGGACGCGTTCGAAGCGCAACCGATCGACGTCGAGAACCGGCCAGACCTGGACCTCGAAGCGGATACGCTCGTCGCGCTCGATGGTGATTCGATCGTCGCGACGTCACCGATGACCGACGTCTACGCGGATCTCCTCGCGGTCAACTCCGATCTCTACGTGACCGGAACGCGCGGACTCGGCGACGTCTCGCTACCGGACGCCCTCGCTGCGCTTAGTGACGCGACGTTCGAGCTTCGTGGCTATCCACTCGCTCACAAAGAGAAGTTCCTCCTGATCACGATCTCTCGGTGTATCGAGCAACTGGCGTGGAAACAGGGATCGGGGACACTCAGAACGGCGTTTCAGGACCTCTCCCGAATCGAGGACGAACTCGGCACCCGCGACGTCTACACCGAACTCGCCTCGACGGCGGTCGACGTACACTGCTACGGACTGACGGGGACGGAACCGGCTGCATCGTTTCCCGACGTCCAGGTGCACACCGGGACGTCCGCACCGTACCGAAACGGCTGGTTCGTGGTCTATCGGCCGACAGCGCCGACGCCGACCGCCGACGCGGCGGCGCTGGTCGCAGTGGAGACGGAGCCGCGGATCTGGGAGGGATTCTGGACGTACTCTCGTGACCGGGTGGTGAGAATCGACGAGTACATTGCCGAAGAACTCTGA
- a CDS encoding CTP-dependent riboflavin kinase: MSLTATSAVGHDERATLKLLALSGGLEGDVKISCADLADQLGASNQTASRRLQRLESAGLIERDTVSDGQWVVVTDEGEHELRTAYEEYRRIFESAPQVDLEGSVTSGMGEGRHYISLPGYQRQFEDRLGYDPFPGTLNVELRGESVRRRRAMDAVEPVPIDGWEDDERTYGPAVCHPATVETTDGETYTETHTIAPERTHHDEDQLELIAPEKLRDVLDLTDGDQVIVHVGDD; this comes from the coding sequence ATGTCACTGACAGCGACGTCGGCCGTGGGCCACGACGAGCGGGCCACGCTGAAGCTCCTCGCGCTCTCCGGCGGGCTCGAGGGCGACGTCAAGATCTCCTGTGCTGATCTCGCCGACCAGCTCGGGGCGTCGAACCAGACCGCCTCGAGGCGCCTCCAGCGACTCGAGAGCGCCGGCCTGATCGAGCGCGACACGGTCAGCGACGGGCAGTGGGTCGTCGTCACGGACGAGGGCGAACACGAACTCCGGACCGCGTACGAAGAGTACCGTCGAATCTTCGAGTCGGCCCCGCAGGTGGATCTCGAGGGAAGTGTCACCAGCGGGATGGGCGAGGGCCGACACTACATTTCGCTGCCGGGCTATCAACGCCAGTTCGAAGATCGGCTCGGATACGACCCCTTCCCCGGGACGCTCAACGTCGAACTTCGCGGTGAGAGCGTTCGCCGCCGCCGCGCGATGGACGCAGTCGAACCGGTCCCGATCGACGGCTGGGAGGACGACGAGCGCACCTACGGCCCCGCGGTCTGTCACCCGGCTACCGTCGAGACGACCGACGGCGAAACCTACACCGAGACCCACACGATAGCGCCGGAGCGAACGCATCACGACGAGGATCAACTCGAGCTCATCGCTCCCGAGAAGCTGCGCGACGTCCTCGACCTGACCGATGGAGACCAGGTGATCGTCCATGTCGGAGACGACTGA
- the ribB gene encoding 3,4-dihydroxy-2-butanone-4-phosphate synthase, which produces MSETTEMSGGQTGATDLERAIDAFARGDPVCVHDAADREGETDLIYPAEAVTPSAVSHLRNDAGGLVCVAVPDTVAEAFDLPFYAEAVSHPATDDHDLGYDDRSSFSLTVNHRETYTGITDDDRSLTIRELADAAATPTATDFADHFRVPGHVHLLRGAPEGLAQREGHTELGLALADAAETDPAVVVCEMLDDETGAATTPQDARAYAARHDLVYLEGRDIVEGLC; this is translated from the coding sequence ATGTCGGAGACGACTGAGATGTCCGGCGGCCAGACCGGCGCCACCGACCTAGAGCGCGCCATCGACGCGTTCGCCCGTGGCGACCCCGTCTGTGTCCACGACGCCGCCGACCGCGAGGGCGAGACCGACCTGATCTATCCGGCCGAGGCCGTCACCCCGTCGGCCGTCTCCCACCTGCGGAACGACGCGGGCGGGCTCGTCTGCGTCGCCGTGCCAGACACCGTCGCGGAGGCGTTCGACCTTCCCTTCTACGCCGAGGCCGTCTCCCACCCCGCCACCGACGATCACGACCTGGGCTACGACGACCGCTCGTCGTTCTCGCTCACGGTCAACCACCGCGAGACCTACACCGGCATCACCGACGACGACCGCTCGCTGACCATCCGCGAACTCGCCGACGCCGCCGCCACACCGACTGCGACCGACTTCGCCGATCACTTCCGCGTTCCCGGCCACGTCCACCTGCTCAGGGGCGCCCCCGAGGGACTCGCCCAGCGCGAGGGCCACACCGAACTCGGCCTCGCGCTCGCCGACGCCGCCGAGACCGACCCCGCCGTCGTCGTCTGCGAGATGCTCGACGACGAAACGGGGGCTGCGACGACCCCACAGGACGCCCGCGCGTACGCCGCTCGA